The Candidatus Equadaptatus faecalis genomic interval CCTCAAACTCATCTATGCCGAACATTTTGCACAATGCCCGCGCGTATTCGGCACCGAGATGTCTGCCGTTTGTAAAGCCGCCGCAGGTTGAAAAATATCTGGCGGTTTTTGCCGCACAGCAGCCTACGCTTTCCGCCCCTTCATAGCGGAAAGTTATGCCGCAGACGGACACGTTTTCAAAATAGATTCTAAGCAGCGCGGGGAAGGACAAATCCCAGTAGGGCGCCGCTATTACGATTTCATCCGCCTCTTTGAACTGCCGGGCATAACGGAACATGGCATCGTCCGTTTTCCCCGCGTCCAGCAGCGCGTCACGTTTTTCAAGGCGTGCGGCGCTGTGCGGAGTCAGGTTCTCTTCCGCAAGCCGCAGAATTTCAATTTCGTCAGACTCTTTTTTGTATTTTTCAAGCCACGCTTCTGCATAGCGTCTTGTGGCGGAAAGCTCTCCGCGCACGCAGCTGTCTATAAAAAGTATTTTCATTCGGTACCGCCTCTTTCGTAAATTTTTCTTGCAAGGTAGAGAAACGGCGTATCGGCAAGACTTGTTGCGCAGAAGAACGCGAAGGAGGAAACAATTATCTGAACAAGCGTTCTCCCGCCGTAGACACCGTAAAAAGCTCCGAGTGTGAACAGCACGGAGTTAAGCAGCTGCGCTGCCATAGTTGAAAAATTGTTGCGAAGCCACAGGAAACGTCTGCGTGTTCCGCACAGCTTTGTCGTAAAATTCCACCAGAGATGGTAGCACCAGACGTCGAAAAACTGCACAACGGCATAAACTG includes:
- a CDS encoding NAD(P)H-dependent oxidoreductase, with the protein product MKILFIDSCVRGELSATRRYAEAWLEKYKKESDEIEILRLAEENLTPHSAARLEKRDALLDAGKTDDAMFRYARQFKEADEIVIAAPYWDLSFPALLRIYFENVSVCGITFRYEGAESVGCCAAKTARYFSTCGGFTNGRHLGAEYARALCKMFGIDEFEEYTVEGMDIDTSQRETLLTEAIAKL